One Cynocephalus volans isolate mCynVol1 chromosome 7, mCynVol1.pri, whole genome shotgun sequence genomic region harbors:
- the KCTD4 gene encoding BTB/POZ domain-containing protein KCTD4, whose amino-acid sequence MERKINRREKEKEYEGKHNSLEDTDQGKNCKSTLMTLNVGGYLYITQKQTLTKYPDTFLEGIVNGKILCPFDADGHYFIDRDGLLFRHVLNFLRNGELLLPEGFRENQLLAQEAEFFQLKGLAEEVKSRWEKEQLTPRETTFLEITDNHDRSQGLRIFCNAPDFITKIKSRIVLVSKSRLDGFPEEFSVSSNIIQFKYFIKSENGTRLVLKEDNTFVCTLETLKFEAIMMALKCGFRLLTSLDCSKGSIVHSDALHFIK is encoded by the coding sequence ATGGAGCGTaaaataaacagaagagaaaaagaaaaggagtatGAAGGGAAACACAACAGCCTGGAAGATACTGACCAAGGAAAGAACTGCAAATCCACACTGATGACCCTCAACGTTGGTGGATATTTATACATTACTCAAAAACAAACACTGACCAAGTACCCAGACACTTTCCTTGAAGGTATAGTAAATGGAAAAATCCTCTGTCCGTTTGATGCTGATGGACATTATTTCATAGACAGGGATGGGCTCCTCTTCAGACATGTCCTAAACTTCCTACGAAATGGAGAACTTCTACTGCCCGAAGGGTTTCGAGAGAATCAGCTTCTTGCACAAGAAGCAGAATTCTTTCAGCTGAAGGGACTGGCAGAAGAAGTGAAATCCAGGTGGGAAAAAGAACAGCTAACACCCAGGGAGACTACTTTCTTGGAAATAACAGATAACCACGATCGCTCACAAGGACTGAGAATCTTCTGTAATGCTCCTGAtttcataacaaaaataaaatctcgCATTGTCCTGGTGTCCAAAAGCAGGCTGGATGGATTTCCAGAGGAGTTTTCTGTGTCATCAAATATCATTCAATTTAAATACTTCATAAAGTCTGAAAATGGCACTCGACTTGTACTAAAGGAAGACAACACCTTTGTCTGTACCCTGGAAACTCTTAAGTTTGAGGCTATAATGATGGCTTTAAAATGTGGTTTCAGACTGCTGACCAGCCTGGATTGTTCCAAAGGGTCAATTGTTCACAGCGATGCACTTCATTTTATCAAGTAA